ACTGGCAAGCCGGCCTGGGCCAGCCTCTGAGTTCGCGTAACCCGGTCAGCGGCCAGCTTGTCTGGCAGGGTCAGGCAGCCACGGCCGAGCAGGTGGATGCCGCTGTGCGAGGCGCGCGTGCGGCGTTTCCAGCCTGGCGTGCAATCGGCTTTGCCGCGCGTGAAGCTATTGTTCGTCGCTTTGCCGAGTTGTTGAACGAGCACAAGGCCGATCTGGCTGATGCCATTGGTCTTGAAACCGGCAAGCCGCGTTGGGAGTCGCTGACCGAAGTCACCACGATGGTGGGCAAGATCGACATCTCGGTGAAGGCCTACCACGAGCGCACGGGTGAGCGTGAAAGCACCATGGGTGATGCACAGGCGGTGCTACGCCATCGTCCTCATGGCGTGGTCGCGGTATTCGGACCTTACAACTTCCCCGGGCATCTGCCGAACGGTCACATCGTGCCGGCCTTGCTGGCGGGTAATGCGGTGGTATTCAAGCCGTCTGAATTGGCCCCTATGGTCGCGCACAAGACGGTTGAACTCTGGGAAAAGGCAGGCCTGCCCAAGGGCGTGATCAGCCTGGTTCAAGGCGCTAAGGACACCGGTGTGGCTCTTGCCGGACATGCCGGCATTGATGGCCTGTTCTTCACCGGATCGAGCAATACGGGTCACTACCTGCACAAGCAGTTTGCCGGCCAGCCGGAGAAAATCCTGGCGCTGGAGATGGGCGGTAACAACCCGCTGATCGTGCAGGATGTAGCCGATATCGATGCCGCTGTCTTCCAGACCATCCAGTCGGCCTATATCAGTGCGGGTCAGCGCTGTACCTGTGCGCGCCGCTTGCTTGTGCCGCGCACGGCTGCGGGCGATGCGTTCATTGCCCGCTTGGTACAGGTGGCCAGCCAGCTCAAGGTCGGCCGCTGGGATGACGCAGACCAGCCATTCATGGGCGCGGTGGTATCCGTGGCAGCTGCCGATATGCTGCTCAAGGCGCAAGCCGATCTGGTTGCGCGCGGTGCAAAGATTGTGCTGGAGATGCGCCGGCTTGAAGACGGTACGGCGCTGCTATCGCCCGGCCTGATTGATGTGACCTCGGTCGCTGACCTGCCCGATGAGGAGCATTTTGGCCCAATGCTCAAGCTGCAGCGCTACGATACATTCGACCAAGCCATTGCCCTTGCGAATGCCACCCGCTATGGCTTGGCTGCCGGCCTGCTAAGCGATAGCAAAGCGCTGTATGAACAGTTCTGGAACGAGAGCCGTGCCGGTATCGTCAACTGGAACAAACAGCTGACGGGTGCATCGAGTGCAGCCCCGTTCGGCGGTGTGGGTGCCAGTGGCAATCATCGCGCCAGCGCCTACTACGCAGCAGACTATTGCAGCTACCCGGTTGCTGGTCTTGAAACCCCGACTATTACGCTACCGGCCCAAATGCCGGTTGGCATGACCATGTAAGTCGTGGGGTGTGATGCGAGGTCGCCCGTCAGGGTGGGCCGATTACTGCATCCACCCAACGCCTTGCGCCTCACGGAGCGAAGACATGAGCGCATTTGAAGCCAACTTTGACGGTCTCGTCGGCCCAACCCACAACTATGCCGGCCTGAGCTTTGGCAATGTGGCATCCACGGGTAACCAGAACGCGGTCGCCAATCCCAAGCAAGCGGCGCTGCAAGGCTTGGTCAAGATGAAGACCCTGCATGATCTGGGCTTCAAGCAAGGCGTGCTCGCCCCGCATGAGCGTCCCAATGTCGCCGCCTTGCGACAGATCGGCTTTACGGGCACCGATGCCCAGGTCATCGCCCGCGCGGCCAAGGAGGCTCCGGCCATTCTGGCGGCTTGCTCATCGGCCTCCACCATGTGGACGGCGAATGCTGCGACCGTGAGCCCCAGTGCTGATACGGCGGACCGTCGTGTTCACTTCACGCCGGCCAACCTCAATAACAAGTTTCACCGCAGCGTGGAGCATCCCACCACGGGGCGCATTCTCAAGGCCATGTTTGCCGATGAGGCCCGTTTTGCCCACCACATGGCCTTACCGGCGCAGATGCACTTTGGTGATGAAGGTGCGGCCAATCACACCCGCTTCTGTCATGAATACGACCAGCCCGGCGTGGAGTTCTTTGTGTTCGGTCAGGCGGCATTCGATAGCCGTTACCCCAAGCCGGCCAAGTTCCCTGCGCGCCAGACGCTGGAAGCGAGCCAGGCGGTGGCACGCCTGCACGGGCTGAGGGATGAGCTGGTGGTCTATGCACAGCAAGACCCGGACACCATTGATGCCGGCGTATTCCACAACGATGTGATTTCGGTGGGTAACCGTAACGTGCTGTTCCATCACGAGAAATCGTTTGTGAACCAGGCACAGGTGCTGGCCGAGCTGGATCGCAAGCTGGCTGCGGCCGGCGGCAAGTTTGTAGCCATCGAAGTGCCGGATGCCGAAGTATCGGTAGCCGAAGCCGTCAAATCCTATCTGTTCAACAGCCAACTGCTTAGCAAGGCCGATGGCAAATTGATCATTGTGGTGCCCGATGAGTGCCGCGTGACCGAGCGAGTCTGGACCTATCTCAACAAGCTGGTGAACAGCGGTGGCCCGATCGACGAGATCAAGGTCTTTGACCTCAAGCAGTCGATGCAGAATGGTGGCGGCCCCGCTTGCTTGCGTCTGCGTGTGGCGCTTTCCGAGGCTGAGCTGGCGGCCGTGAATCCAGCGGTGTTGATGAACGATCAGCTGTTCGCCACCCTGAATGCATGGGTCAACAAGCATTACCGAGATCGACTGGAAGCCGCTGACCTCGCGGATCCGAGCCTGCTGACCGAATGTCGAACGGCGCTCGATGAACTCACGCAGATTCTGAAACTGGGCTCGGTTTACCCGTTCCAGTTCTGCTGATCCACCGCCTCCCCGGCGAGGCAGCGTGGGGAGTGGGTTAAACTGCGCCCATCTCCTTCAGGCGCTCTCCGTCCTGACTCAAGGGTCAAGACGGGGAGGGAATCACATCATGAAAATCTGGGTTGACGCTGACGCTTGCCCGCGCGTGATCAAGGACATTCTTTTCCGCGCCGCCGATCGCGCGCAGATTGCCACCACACTGGTGGCCAATCAGCTTATCGCCGTGCCCCCGTCGCTGTATCTGCGTGCCGTACAGGTGCCATCTGGTTTTGATGTGGCAGATAGCTATATCGTCCAGGCGGTGGAAGCAGGTGATCTGGTCATCACCGCCGATATTCCGCTGGCTGCGCTGGTTGTCGAAAAGGGCGCCCGGGCGCTGGATCCGCGCGGTGAGCTGCACACCGCAGCGACCATCCGTGAGCGTCTGTCGATGCGTGACTTCATGGAAAACCTGCGCGCCAGCGGTGTGGAAACCGGCGGCCCGGCTGCATTTGGTCAGGCAGAGCGACAAGCCTTTGCCAAACAGCTCGACAAGCTGCTGGCACAGCGCCCCAAGGGCTAAGGGAGTTAACCGCATGACCTATCTGGCCGATTTGCTTGCCTCACGTCCGGCCGATATACCGGCAAGCCTGCCTGATGGCACACGCATTGTCTTGCATGGTGAAGGACTGCTGGCCATTGAGCCTGCCCGGCCGCTATTCGACCTGTTCATTTCCAGTGGCATTCACGGCAATGAAACCGCGCCGATCGAACTGGCCGCCCGCTTGCTTGATGACGTGCTTAACGGCCTGTTGACGGCGCGTGCACGCATCCTGTTTGCCTTTGGCAACCCCGAAGCGATGCGCCGCAATGAGCGCTACCTGGACGACGATCTGAACCGTCTTTTCGGCAAGCCTGCAGCGCAGACTGGGGATGGCCCTGCGGCTCAGCGGGCGCGTGAGTTGGAGGCGGTATGCCAAGCCTTCTTTGCGGCATCGGCGGAGCGCTGGAAGCTGCACTACGACTTGCATACCGCCATACGTGGTTCAAAGATCGAGAAGTTCGCGATCTATCCCTATCCGCATGAGACGGCGTTTGATCGCGATGAAATCGCCCGTCTTGCGGCATGCGGGATCAGCGCGGTCCTGTTGCAGAGCAAAACCTCCCCCACCTTCAGTTACTTTACCCGCCGGCACTGCGGTGCTCACGGATTTACCCTGGAGCTGGGCAAAGCGCGACCGTTCGGGCACAACGAGAGCGTGGATGTAACTGCGCTGGAGGCTGAGTTGCGCCGTCTGATCGAGGGCGAGCGCAGACAGTATGAAAAGCCCATGCCGGCCCTGTTCCGCGTTGCGCGTGAAGTGACCAAGCAGACCGAGGACTTCCGGCTGCATCTGGCGGACGATGTGGAAAACTTCATGGAGCTCGCACCGGGTTTCGTGCTGGCTGAGGACGGGGGCGCCCGTTTCGTGATCGAGGAAGAGGGCGCACGCATCGTGTTTCCCAACCCCAAGGTCAAGCCGGGTTTGCGGGCGGGTATCGTCGTGGTCCCCGCGCGGCTGGATTGACCGTGGCAAACCGATCACACCGGCAGGCACACTGTTGCGGCGCCGCCGCAGTTGTGGCTAATGGTATGGCTGATACCGGTATTAGTGGCCTTGCCCTGCGAGCCTAGTGGCGACGCCAGTTTGACGCCAACGTCAAGTAATGATGTTTCAATAACCGTACGGTTGTACCGGTAAATTCCGCACTGCATCATGGACTTACGTTTGCGGCGTGGGTCTTCGTATGGGCAATATCCCCCGTCGCTTGCCGCGACCGCGCAGGACGTTGAGGCTCTCAAAGAGTGGGAAATCAGGCTCGAGCACTGGCGCCAGCGTGACCGTCAATCCAATGTGGGGAGTCACATCGCAATGCAAACGAAGTCCTACAGGCTTACCGGCCTGGCCCTGTCCTTGGCAATCGCTACCGGCGCAACCTACGCCAGTGCTGCCGCCGACACGACCCGTGTCATCGTCGCTTTCAAGCCCGGCAAGGCTGCGCAGGTTCACTCGGCCATTGCGGCTGCACGTGGCCAGCACAAGCTCGATATTGTCGGCATGGATGCCATGGCCATTGAAGTGCCCACGCAGGCGCTCAAGGGTCTGCAAAACAATCCGAACGTGGAATACGTTGAGGTCGACGAAAAGCGCTATCCGTCTGCATTGACGACCCCTTCCACCGGTTCCCCCTACCTACAGGGTCAACTGGTTCCCTACGGTATCAAGATGGTGCAGGCTGATCAGCTCCCGGCTGGCGATATGAGCACCAGCAACCGCAAGGTCTGCATCATCGACTCGGGCTATGACCGTGCGCATGAGGATCTGGCCACCAACAACGTCAATGGCGAGTACGACTCTGGTACCGGCTGGTGGTACACCGATGAAAACCATCATGGTACGCACGTGGCCGGCACGATTGCTGCGGCCAACAACAGTGGTGTCGGTGTCGTCGGCGTGAACCCCAATGGCCTCCTGCGCCTGCATATCGTCAAGGTATTCGGTGCTGAAGGCTGGGCCTATTCGTCCACCCTGGCCACCGCAGCCAACAAGTGTGCGGCTGCCGGCGCCAATGTGATCAGCATGTCACTCGGCGGCTCGCGTTCCAACAAGACCGAGCAACGCGCGTTTGATAGCCTGCTCGCCAAGGGCATTCTGCCGATTGCCGCTGCAGGCAATGATGGCACGACCGCCAAGTCCTATCCTGCGTCCTACACCAGTGTGATGTCGGTAGCGGCGATTGACGAGAACAAGCAATGGGCCACGTTCTCGCAGTACAACACCGCCGTCGAGATTGCTGCACCTGGTGTGCAGGTGCTGTCGACGGTCCCCATGGGTGGTGGTTCCGAGTCCCGCTTGTCGGTGGCAGGCGTGAACTATGTCGCTGGTGATATGGACGGCTCGCCCAAGCGTTTGGCCACTGCGGCGCTGATGAACTTTGGCATTGGCGACACGGTGAACGCCGCGGCGGCTGGCAAGATCTGTCTGATCGCACGCGGTACAGTCGATTTCTCCACCAAGGTCAGCAACTGTCAGAACAGTGGCGGTGTGGGCGCTATCGTTTACAACAATACCGCGGGTAGTTTCGGCGGTACGCTGGGCACGACCGTCACGACGATCCCGTCCGTGACGGCCAGCGATGTGGATGGCGCCGCAATGCTGACCAAGCTGGGTCAGAGCGCGACCGTTGAGGTTCGTCCGACCAACTACGCGTACTTTGACGGTACTTCCATGGCCACGCCGCATGTGTCTGCCGTGGCTGCGCTGGTGTGGAGCTACTTCCCCACCTGCACGGCTACACAGATCCGCAATACGCTGAACAAGTCGGCCGAGGACCTGGGAACGGCAGGCCGTGATACCAAGTATGGTTATGGCTTGGTTCGTGCGCGTGCCGCGTATGACCGTCTTGCCCAGTTCGGTTGCAACAACTGAGCCTGACTCAGGCGGGGTGCGCCCTGTTTGAAGAAGACAACACCCGCCGATCTGGCGGGTGTTGTTGTTTCAGGGCCTGATTTGACGCGCTTCCTGCGCCGCGCGGAGCATGCCGCGCAAGATATCGACTTCCAGTTTTTCGAGCTGAATACGCGCAAACATGCGCCGTAATCGGGGCATCAGGCGCTTGGGGTTGTGGGGATTGAGGAACTGCAGGTCGACCAGTGCCTGTTCCAGATGAACATAGAAGCGCTCGATATCGTCGTGCGCGGCCAATTCGGTTTTCTCATCCAGATGGCTGACGCCTTCATCCAGCGTACAGCGCAGCTCGTAGGCGAGGATTTGCACGGCTTGGGCCAGATTGAGCGATGAATAATCCGGATTGGTAGGGATGGTGACCAGCTGGTTGCACTTGCGAACCTCGTCATTGCTGAGGCCCGACATCTCGGTGCCGAACACCAGGGCAATCTGTTCACCTTGTGCCGCATGCCGGATCAGCTTGGGGGCGAGCTCGCGGGGCGTGTGACGCGGCACACTCACTTCATGGACGCGCGGACAGGTAGCCACTGTCAGCGTGCAACCCGCCAGTGCGGCATCCAGCGTATCCACGACGATTGCGTTATCCAATATGTCATCTGCGCGTGAAGCCAATGCCACGGCTTCCGGGTCCGGGAAGCGCTTGGGATTAACCAGATAAAGCCGCGATAGCCCCATGGTTTTCATGGCACGGGCCACGCTGCCGATATTGCGTGGCAGGCTGGTGTGCGAGAGCACGACGCGGATGCGCGTCAGCACTTGGGGGTCGAGGTCTTGCGTGTCCAGTTTCGTCATTGCCCGAGTTCGCGTAAAATGCCAAAAAATCAACGGCGTCGGTTGTCCCGACGCCGTTTTATCTGGCCATGCCAGATAGAGAATTGTTCTTTGCTTCCTGCCGCATCGTGTGCCGCGCCTGTGTTGATCTGGCGAGCTCGTCTATTGTTCCTTGGCAGGAGGCTTAACCCGTTGCCCAAGGACTAACCATGCACCCGATGCTCAATACGGCCATCAAGGCCGCCCGCCGCGGCGCTTCCGTGATTCA
The nucleotide sequence above comes from Chitinimonas sp. BJYL2. Encoded proteins:
- the astD gene encoding succinylglutamate-semialdehyde dehydrogenase; its protein translation is MTQQFIDGNWQAGLGQPLSSRNPVSGQLVWQGQAATAEQVDAAVRGARAAFPAWRAIGFAAREAIVRRFAELLNEHKADLADAIGLETGKPRWESLTEVTTMVGKIDISVKAYHERTGERESTMGDAQAVLRHRPHGVVAVFGPYNFPGHLPNGHIVPALLAGNAVVFKPSELAPMVAHKTVELWEKAGLPKGVISLVQGAKDTGVALAGHAGIDGLFFTGSSNTGHYLHKQFAGQPEKILALEMGGNNPLIVQDVADIDAAVFQTIQSAYISAGQRCTCARRLLVPRTAAGDAFIARLVQVASQLKVGRWDDADQPFMGAVVSVAAADMLLKAQADLVARGAKIVLEMRRLEDGTALLSPGLIDVTSVADLPDEEHFGPMLKLQRYDTFDQAIALANATRYGLAAGLLSDSKALYEQFWNESRAGIVNWNKQLTGASSAAPFGGVGASGNHRASAYYAADYCSYPVAGLETPTITLPAQMPVGMTM
- the astB gene encoding N-succinylarginine dihydrolase, which translates into the protein MSAFEANFDGLVGPTHNYAGLSFGNVASTGNQNAVANPKQAALQGLVKMKTLHDLGFKQGVLAPHERPNVAALRQIGFTGTDAQVIARAAKEAPAILAACSSASTMWTANAATVSPSADTADRRVHFTPANLNNKFHRSVEHPTTGRILKAMFADEARFAHHMALPAQMHFGDEGAANHTRFCHEYDQPGVEFFVFGQAAFDSRYPKPAKFPARQTLEASQAVARLHGLRDELVVYAQQDPDTIDAGVFHNDVISVGNRNVLFHHEKSFVNQAQVLAELDRKLAAAGGKFVAIEVPDAEVSVAEAVKSYLFNSQLLSKADGKLIIVVPDECRVTERVWTYLNKLVNSGGPIDEIKVFDLKQSMQNGGGPACLRLRVALSEAELAAVNPAVLMNDQLFATLNAWVNKHYRDRLEAADLADPSLLTECRTALDELTQILKLGSVYPFQFC
- a CDS encoding YaiI/YqxD family protein, which encodes MKIWVDADACPRVIKDILFRAADRAQIATTLVANQLIAVPPSLYLRAVQVPSGFDVADSYIVQAVEAGDLVITADIPLAALVVEKGARALDPRGELHTAATIRERLSMRDFMENLRASGVETGGPAAFGQAERQAFAKQLDKLLAQRPKG
- the astE gene encoding succinylglutamate desuccinylase; this translates as MTYLADLLASRPADIPASLPDGTRIVLHGEGLLAIEPARPLFDLFISSGIHGNETAPIELAARLLDDVLNGLLTARARILFAFGNPEAMRRNERYLDDDLNRLFGKPAAQTGDGPAAQRARELEAVCQAFFAASAERWKLHYDLHTAIRGSKIEKFAIYPYPHETAFDRDEIARLAACGISAVLLQSKTSPTFSYFTRRHCGAHGFTLELGKARPFGHNESVDVTALEAELRRLIEGERRQYEKPMPALFRVAREVTKQTEDFRLHLADDVENFMELAPGFVLAEDGGARFVIEEEGARIVFPNPKVKPGLRAGIVVVPARLD
- a CDS encoding S8 family serine peptidase is translated as MQTKSYRLTGLALSLAIATGATYASAAADTTRVIVAFKPGKAAQVHSAIAAARGQHKLDIVGMDAMAIEVPTQALKGLQNNPNVEYVEVDEKRYPSALTTPSTGSPYLQGQLVPYGIKMVQADQLPAGDMSTSNRKVCIIDSGYDRAHEDLATNNVNGEYDSGTGWWYTDENHHGTHVAGTIAAANNSGVGVVGVNPNGLLRLHIVKVFGAEGWAYSSTLATAANKCAAAGANVISMSLGGSRSNKTEQRAFDSLLAKGILPIAAAGNDGTTAKSYPASYTSVMSVAAIDENKQWATFSQYNTAVEIAAPGVQVLSTVPMGGGSESRLSVAGVNYVAGDMDGSPKRLATAALMNFGIGDTVNAAAAGKICLIARGTVDFSTKVSNCQNSGGVGAIVYNNTAGSFGGTLGTTVTTIPSVTASDVDGAAMLTKLGQSATVEVRPTNYAYFDGTSMATPHVSAVAALVWSYFPTCTATQIRNTLNKSAEDLGTAGRDTKYGYGLVRARAAYDRLAQFGCNN
- a CDS encoding RNA methyltransferase — its product is MTKLDTQDLDPQVLTRIRVVLSHTSLPRNIGSVARAMKTMGLSRLYLVNPKRFPDPEAVALASRADDILDNAIVVDTLDAALAGCTLTVATCPRVHEVSVPRHTPRELAPKLIRHAAQGEQIALVFGTEMSGLSNDEVRKCNQLVTIPTNPDYSSLNLAQAVQILAYELRCTLDEGVSHLDEKTELAAHDDIERFYVHLEQALVDLQFLNPHNPKRLMPRLRRMFARIQLEKLEVDILRGMLRAAQEARQIRP